The following coding sequences lie in one Capnocytophaga stomatis genomic window:
- a CDS encoding carbonic anhydrase — protein MPTYQCIFENNKKWVEKKRGENVNFFKELAKTQNPDFLYIGCSDSRVTAEELMGLGPGEVFVHRNIANVVNTLDMSSTAVIQYAVEHLRVKHIIVCGHYGCGGVKAAMQSKDFGLLNPWLRTIRDVYRLHQTELDNIQDEELRYQRLVELNVLEQCLNVIKMACVQESYLENKFPTVHGWVFDLKTGRLIDLNINFEEVLSEVQKIYNLTGQEKCKDKK, from the coding sequence ATGCCTACGTACCAATGTATCTTTGAGAATAACAAAAAATGGGTGGAGAAGAAAAGAGGGGAAAATGTAAATTTTTTCAAGGAATTGGCTAAAACTCAAAATCCGGATTTTTTGTATATCGGATGTTCCGATAGCCGTGTAACTGCCGAAGAATTAATGGGTTTAGGTCCCGGAGAGGTTTTTGTACATCGTAATATTGCCAATGTTGTTAATACGCTCGATATGAGCTCAACCGCTGTAATTCAGTATGCTGTGGAACATTTGCGGGTAAAACATATCATTGTTTGCGGGCATTATGGTTGCGGAGGAGTAAAAGCAGCGATGCAATCAAAAGACTTTGGGTTATTAAATCCTTGGCTTAGAACCATTCGTGATGTGTATCGCTTGCATCAAACGGAATTGGACAACATCCAAGATGAAGAACTTCGTTATCAGCGTTTGGTGGAACTAAATGTTTTGGAGCAGTGCTTAAATGTTATCAAAATGGCTTGTGTGCAAGAGAGTTATCTTGAAAATAAGTTTCCGACGGTTCACGGTTGGGTTTTTGATTTGAAAACCGGGCGGTTGATTGATTTGAACATTAACTTTGAAGAAGTTCTGAGCGAAGTTCAAAAAATTTATAATTTAACGGGGCAAGAAAAATGTAAGGACAAAAAATAA
- a CDS encoding TetR/AcrR family transcriptional regulator — translation MAKEQLIIVARDLLIDLGIKSVTMDDIARKAGVSKKTLYNHFKDKTDLIRTVVLYVSSKLNEQAKALMSSEQNPIEQLYETERFFSCQPVIVNNSPQKQLQKYYPKIYKEMQNKQLEEVGGLILQNLKTGIELGMYRKDINLDFTMRLYLHVMIESGNNLLFFTDYDKKTISGTYLEYHIRAIATPKGVAILEEILKKD, via the coding sequence ATGGCAAAAGAACAACTTATCATAGTGGCACGCGACCTTTTGATTGACTTGGGAATCAAATCCGTTACGATGGACGATATTGCCCGAAAGGCAGGCGTTTCCAAAAAAACGCTTTACAATCATTTTAAGGACAAAACTGACCTTATCCGAACGGTGGTTTTGTACGTTAGTTCAAAACTAAACGAACAAGCCAAAGCACTTATGTCGAGCGAACAGAATCCCATCGAGCAACTTTACGAAACCGAGCGATTCTTTTCCTGCCAGCCTGTAATTGTGAACAATTCGCCTCAAAAACAACTGCAAAAGTACTATCCGAAAATCTATAAAGAGATGCAAAACAAACAGTTGGAGGAAGTTGGCGGACTAATTCTGCAAAACTTAAAAACAGGCATTGAGCTGGGTATGTACCGAAAAGACATCAACTTGGATTTCACGATGCGATTGTACTTGCACGTTATGATTGAATCGGGCAATAATTTGCTCTTTTTCACTGATTACGACAAAAAAACCATTTCCGGCACTTACTTGGAGTATCACATTCGAGCCATCGCCACCCCGAAAGGTGTCGCCATATTGGAAGAAATTTTGAAGAAAGATTAA
- a CDS encoding TolC family protein, whose protein sequence is MNHKFIFILLVFCGLSGFSQETQTYRFSLEEAVSFAIENNLKSKNAAADIEAARKKKWEATATGLPQINAKVDYQHFLKQQVTLIPAEFFGGQKGEFAEATFGTKQNVNASATLSQLIFDGSYLVGLQSAKVYLQISELSKQKSDIELRKTVVDAYANVLLSEESIRILEENKRVLEKNLNETKAIFENGLGEEENVEQLQITLANINNNLNNTKRLYELSKKMLNITLGLNLDDQVQLKDNLEQLTTQTIAESIENEANFNLESNIDFKIASNSVRSQELLVKFEKSQSLPRLSAFLNGAYNAFDDKFSFFDTNKRWFGSALFGVSLEIPIFSSFMRSSKVQRSQIELEKSKNDLNLTKQQLRMQHDKALSDLQFAIEEHQTLRENLDLAKRIENKNQIKYTEGLATSFDLRQAQLQLYAAQQEFLQSMVNLLNKKEVLKSLQVN, encoded by the coding sequence ATGAATCATAAATTTATTTTTATTCTATTAGTTTTCTGCGGACTATCAGGATTTTCGCAAGAAACTCAAACATATCGGTTTTCATTGGAGGAAGCGGTTTCCTTCGCCATTGAAAACAATCTAAAATCTAAAAATGCCGCAGCAGACATTGAAGCTGCCCGAAAAAAGAAATGGGAAGCCACCGCTACTGGATTGCCTCAAATCAACGCAAAAGTAGATTATCAACACTTTTTAAAACAACAAGTTACGCTTATTCCTGCGGAATTTTTCGGAGGACAGAAGGGCGAATTTGCCGAAGCCACTTTCGGAACGAAGCAAAACGTAAATGCTTCTGCCACACTTTCGCAATTGATTTTCGATGGCTCTTATTTGGTTGGTTTACAAAGTGCTAAGGTATATTTACAAATTTCAGAACTTTCCAAACAGAAAAGCGACATCGAACTACGAAAAACCGTTGTTGATGCTTATGCCAATGTGCTACTTTCGGAAGAAAGTATCCGAATTTTGGAGGAAAACAAGCGTGTTTTGGAGAAAAATTTGAACGAAACCAAAGCCATTTTTGAAAACGGATTGGGCGAAGAAGAAAATGTGGAACAGCTACAAATTACACTAGCAAACATTAACAATAACTTAAACAATACCAAGCGTTTGTATGAGCTTTCCAAAAAAATGCTCAACATCACTTTGGGTTTAAATTTGGACGACCAAGTGCAACTAAAAGACAATTTGGAGCAACTCACAACACAAACCATAGCCGAAAGCATTGAAAATGAAGCAAATTTCAATTTGGAATCGAATATTGATTTTAAAATAGCTTCCAATAGTGTACGTTCGCAGGAATTGTTGGTAAAATTCGAAAAAAGTCAATCTTTGCCTCGTTTGAGTGCTTTCCTTAACGGAGCATACAATGCTTTTGACGACAAATTTTCATTTTTCGATACAAACAAAAGATGGTTTGGGAGTGCTCTTTTTGGCGTAAGTTTGGAAATCCCGATTTTCAGTTCATTTATGCGTTCAAGTAAGGTGCAACGCTCTCAAATTGAGTTAGAAAAGTCAAAAAACGATTTGAATCTAACCAAACAACAATTGCGAATGCAACACGATAAAGCGTTGAGCGACTTGCAGTTCGCCATAGAAGAACATCAAACCTTGCGTGAAAATTTGGATTTAGCAAAACGTATCGAAAACAAAAATCAAATCAAATATACCGAAGGTTTGGCAACGAGTTTCGACCTGCGTCAAGCTCAATTGCAACTCTATGCTGCCCAACAAGAATTTCTGCAATCAATGGTTAATCTGTTAAATAAAAAAGAAGTTTTAAAGTCGTTGCAGGTTAATTAA
- a CDS encoding PDDEXK nuclease domain-containing protein: MNIEPTNYTNLVSEIGNLLKKGREQAATSVNTILVHTYWLIGRYIVEFEQKGKEKATYGSELLERLSKDLTAVYGKGFSRSNLFYMRKLYISFPNSETLSHKLSWSHYFEILKAEQPLAIKFYTIQAEKDNWSVRELKRQMKSMLFHRLALSKDKKGILELAEKGQEIHKAQDILKDPYVLEFLNLPMQHQYLESELEGKLISNLQDFLMELGKGFTFVKRQYRISLSGNHFYVDLVFYHRILKCFVLIDLKRGEVNHQDIGQMNLYLNYFQKEENVEGDNQPIGIVLGAYKDHILVEYATENISNQLFVSKYQLYLPEKKELERELEKLL, from the coding sequence ATGAATATCGAACCTACAAATTATACTAATTTAGTTTCAGAAATAGGAAACTTACTTAAAAAAGGAAGAGAACAAGCGGCTACTTCTGTTAATACAATTTTGGTGCATACCTATTGGTTGATAGGTAGATATATTGTGGAGTTTGAACAAAAAGGAAAAGAAAAAGCAACTTATGGAAGTGAGCTTTTAGAACGATTATCAAAAGACTTAACTGCTGTGTATGGGAAAGGATTTAGCAGATCTAACTTATTTTATATGAGAAAATTATATATAAGTTTCCCAAATAGTGAGACATTGTCTCACAAATTGAGTTGGTCTCATTATTTTGAAATTCTGAAAGCGGAACAGCCTTTGGCGATTAAATTCTATACCATTCAGGCAGAAAAAGACAATTGGAGTGTAAGGGAACTTAAAAGGCAAATGAAAAGTATGCTTTTTCATCGCTTAGCATTGAGTAAAGATAAAAAGGGTATCTTGGAATTGGCTGAAAAAGGACAAGAAATACACAAAGCCCAAGATATATTAAAAGACCCTTATGTTTTGGAATTTTTGAATCTTCCGATGCAACATCAATATTTGGAAAGCGAATTGGAAGGTAAATTGATTTCTAATTTACAAGATTTCTTGATGGAATTAGGAAAAGGATTTACTTTCGTTAAAAGACAATACAGAATTTCTCTCTCAGGAAATCATTTTTATGTAGATTTGGTATTTTACCATCGTATTTTAAAATGTTTTGTGCTTATAGATTTGAAAAGAGGAGAGGTAAATCACCAAGACATTGGGCAAATGAATTTATATCTAAATTATTTTCAAAAGGAAGAAAATGTAGAGGGAGATAATCAGCCAATAGGCATTGTATTAGGAGCATACAAAGATCATATTTTAGTAGAATATGCAACTGAAAATATTAGTAATCAGCTCTTTGTAAGCAAATATCAATTATATCTTCCTGAAAAAAAAGAATTAGAAAGAGAATTGGAAAAATTGTTGTAA
- a CDS encoding GNAT family N-acetyltransferase, whose protein sequence is MNFILSKFEDKDFEHYFQLVGDIRVMEMITERAIPLEEAKSDFDKELTKNQIHPDFGIFKIINPENQSFVGFAKLEIEASDSKEAELGYMILPEFWGKGFAGKVAKRLIDFARNHPQIEELFAIIDPKNIPSRKILTNNHFEHQEYKDFDGLPGEILRLKFKK, encoded by the coding sequence ATGAATTTTATTTTAAGTAAATTTGAAGATAAAGATTTTGAGCATTACTTTCAATTGGTAGGCGATATTCGTGTAATGGAGATGATTACCGAACGAGCCATTCCGTTAGAGGAAGCGAAAAGTGACTTTGATAAGGAATTGACGAAAAACCAAATACATCCCGATTTTGGAATTTTTAAAATCATAAATCCTGAAAATCAATCTTTTGTAGGATTTGCAAAATTAGAGATTGAAGCATCGGATAGCAAAGAAGCCGAATTAGGCTATATGATTTTACCCGAATTTTGGGGCAAGGGCTTTGCAGGAAAAGTCGCCAAACGATTGATTGATTTTGCCCGAAATCATCCGCAAATAGAGGAACTTTTTGCTATTATTGATCCTAAAAACATTCCTTCAAGGAAGATATTAACAAACAATCATTTTGAACACCAAGAATACAAAGATTTTGACGGATTGCCCGGAGAAATTCTCAGATTGAAATTCAAAAAGTAA
- a CDS encoding nitroreductase family protein gives MNLKEILNYRRAVRLYDETKPIETEKARECLELAQLAPTSSNMQLWEVYHVTDKSVLAKLTEACLSQSAAKTAQQMVVFVTRQDLYKERAKAILEFEKGNVQRNSPSERQAKRIKDRETYYGKLMPFLYRRCFGLLGWVRKIMVLSIGLFRPIVRQVSEAEVRTVVHKSCALAVQTFMIAMSEKQYDTCPLEGFDSKLVKKALKLPSNTEINMIITCGIRKEGGIWGERFRVPFEEIYHQV, from the coding sequence ATGAACTTAAAAGAAATATTAAATTACCGTCGTGCCGTGCGTCTGTATGACGAAACCAAACCCATTGAAACGGAAAAAGCACGTGAATGTTTGGAATTGGCACAGCTCGCTCCCACAAGCTCCAATATGCAATTGTGGGAGGTGTATCACGTTACCGACAAATCCGTTTTGGCGAAACTAACCGAAGCTTGTTTGTCGCAAAGTGCTGCAAAAACGGCTCAGCAAATGGTGGTTTTCGTCACTCGGCAAGATTTATATAAAGAAAGAGCTAAAGCCATTTTGGAGTTTGAAAAAGGCAATGTACAACGCAACAGCCCTTCGGAAAGACAAGCCAAGAGAATAAAAGACCGAGAAACCTATTATGGCAAATTAATGCCTTTTTTATATCGCAGATGTTTCGGTTTGTTAGGTTGGGTTCGCAAAATAATGGTGCTGAGCATCGGACTATTTCGCCCGATAGTAAGGCAAGTATCCGAAGCCGAAGTACGAACCGTTGTGCATAAAAGTTGTGCATTGGCAGTACAAACTTTTATGATAGCAATGTCTGAAAAACAATACGATACCTGTCCGTTAGAAGGATTTGATAGCAAATTGGTAAAAAAAGCGTTGAAACTTCCTTCCAATACAGAAATCAATATGATTATCACTTGTGGCATCCGAAAAGAGGGCGGCATTTGGGGCGAAAGATTCCGCGTTCCGTTTGAAGAGATATATCATCAGGTGTAA
- a CDS encoding BRO-N domain-containing protein, translating into MENNIKIFEQKKVRSQWDEQQEKWWFSIVDVIEVLTESPNPRKYWSVLKTRLKKEGSELATNCSQLKMLSSDGKYYKTDVADTEQLLRLIQSVPSPKAEPFKLWLAQVGSERLDEMQDPEISIDRALQQYLQLGYSENWINQRLKSIEIRKELTDEWKKRGVKEGQQFATLTDIITKTWSGKTTKEYKVLKGLKKENLRDNMTNTELILNMLAEASTKDISQATQPETFEQNIAVAQQGGNVAKVAREELEARTGKKVVSSASAKKMLQNKNNSNNK; encoded by the coding sequence ATGGAAAATAACATAAAAATATTTGAACAGAAAAAAGTGCGTTCGCAGTGGGACGAGCAACAAGAAAAATGGTGGTTTTCCATCGTTGATGTGATTGAGGTTTTAACAGAAAGTCCCAATCCGAGAAAGTATTGGAGTGTTTTAAAAACACGTTTAAAAAAAGAAGGAAGTGAGTTGGCTACAAATTGTAGTCAACTGAAAATGCTTTCTTCTGACGGGAAATATTACAAAACCGATGTTGCTGATACCGAACAATTACTAAGGCTTATCCAATCTGTACCCTCACCCAAAGCCGAACCTTTTAAACTTTGGTTGGCTCAGGTAGGTAGCGAACGTTTGGACGAAATGCAAGACCCCGAAATTTCCATAGACCGAGCCTTACAACAATATCTCCAACTTGGGTATTCCGAAAATTGGATTAACCAACGGCTAAAAAGCATTGAAATTCGTAAAGAACTTACCGACGAGTGGAAAAAACGAGGTGTAAAAGAAGGACAACAATTCGCCACTCTAACCGATATTATTACCAAAACTTGGTCAGGCAAAACCACCAAAGAATACAAAGTTCTTAAAGGATTGAAAAAAGAAAATTTGCGAGATAATATGACTAATACGGAGCTTATTTTAAATATGTTAGCCGAAGCCTCTACCAAAGATATTTCACAAGCCACACAACCCGAAACCTTTGAGCAAAACATCGCTGTGGCTCAGCAGGGTGGTAATGTTGCCAAAGTTGCTCGAGAAGAGCTTGAAGCCCGAACAGGCAAAAAAGTAGTTTCTTCGGCAAGTGCAAAAAAAATGTTACAAAACAAAAATAATTCAAACAACAAATAA
- a CDS encoding efflux RND transporter periplasmic adaptor subunit, whose protein sequence is MKYINIQLIVSALVLLASCGETKNPSVEEVIAKGSKTEIRQKRDEISAKIKELETQIASLDASLSKFPEEGSAQVLVSLLEVKDTLFNHFLELQGTIKTTQNITLNAEFGGVLERIYVQKGQNVQRGQLLASIQDGGISQQLSQLKIQAELAKTTFERQSRLWENKIGSEIQYLQAKSAYETQQSAVEQMQKQVAKANIYAPFSGVIDDVITDVGTVVAPGMPVLRLVNLSNMYLESEVPEHYVANVKKGTQAKVDISVLGEQLDTKVSQVSNFINPANRSFKIEIRLPNKNNAIKPNMTARLQVNDYQNKEAILLPMDIISENAKGEQYVFLAQKTNDENQYVAERVVITTGKTQNGFTEILSGVKKGDKIIREGARSVQEGQRVSTL, encoded by the coding sequence ATGAAATACATTAACATTCAGCTTATTGTTTCCGCTTTGGTGTTGTTGGCATCGTGCGGAGAAACCAAAAATCCGTCGGTGGAAGAGGTCATCGCGAAAGGTTCAAAAACGGAAATCCGTCAGAAAAGAGATGAAATTTCTGCAAAAATAAAAGAGCTTGAAACGCAAATCGCTTCCCTTGATGCTTCTCTCAGCAAATTCCCCGAAGAGGGGTCGGCTCAGGTGTTGGTATCGCTTTTGGAAGTGAAAGATACACTTTTCAACCACTTTTTGGAGTTGCAAGGAACGATAAAAACCACTCAAAATATCACCCTAAATGCAGAATTTGGAGGAGTTTTGGAGAGAATATACGTGCAAAAAGGTCAAAATGTACAAAGAGGACAACTTCTGGCATCGATTCAAGATGGTGGAATTTCCCAACAATTATCACAACTTAAAATCCAAGCCGAATTGGCAAAAACTACCTTTGAGCGTCAATCGCGATTATGGGAAAATAAAATCGGGTCGGAAATTCAATACCTACAAGCCAAATCGGCTTACGAAACACAGCAAAGTGCGGTGGAGCAAATGCAAAAGCAGGTTGCCAAAGCCAACATTTACGCTCCGTTTTCAGGGGTAATTGACGATGTGATAACCGACGTGGGAACGGTGGTAGCTCCCGGAATGCCTGTGCTTCGGCTTGTGAACCTGTCGAATATGTATCTGGAATCGGAAGTGCCTGAACATTACGTGGCTAATGTAAAAAAAGGTACGCAAGCCAAGGTGGATATCTCGGTTTTGGGCGAGCAACTCGACACGAAAGTAAGTCAAGTTTCCAACTTTATCAATCCGGCGAATCGTTCGTTTAAGATTGAAATCCGTTTGCCTAATAAAAACAACGCTATCAAGCCTAATATGACGGCTCGTTTGCAAGTGAATGATTATCAAAACAAAGAAGCCATTTTATTGCCGATGGATATCATTTCGGAAAACGCCAAAGGCGAGCAATATGTGTTTCTTGCTCAAAAAACAAACGATGAAAATCAGTACGTTGCCGAGCGTGTTGTGATTACCACCGGAAAAACGCAAAACGGATTTACGGAAATTCTATCAGGCGTGAAAAAAGGTGATAAAATCATCCGAGAAGGAGCAAGAAGCGTGCAAGAAGGACAACGCGTATCGACTTTGTAA
- a CDS encoding DUF7660 family protein: protein MNPNIHQIQVNTREDFAKFLEMLKNNLEHNPQDWENTTLPDFLDALSRYTEDIQQYYANTNQDIDANIANWSVFADIFKGAMIYE from the coding sequence ATGAACCCAAATATTCATCAAATACAAGTGAATACACGTGAGGATTTTGCAAAATTCTTGGAAATGCTTAAAAATAATCTCGAACACAATCCGCAAGATTGGGAAAATACCACTTTACCCGATTTTCTAGACGCTTTAAGCCGATATACGGAAGATATTCAGCAGTATTACGCAAATACCAATCAAGATATTGATGCAAATATCGCGAACTGGAGCGTTTTTGCTGATATTTTTAAAGGAGCAATGATTTATGAATGA
- a CDS encoding efflux RND transporter permease subunit: protein MSNIKDKEFKMSSWAIDNKFTIYVMIFIFFLAGMLAYMNMPRESFPEIKDTKIYISVVYPGNTAEDIERLIVDPLEEKLKGVSHLKKIQSSSQEDYGMITLEFTEKITIESALQKVKDEVDKEVSSEDWPTFNGAKVEPNVFDITISEFIPILNVNISGNYPTAKLKEFAEQMQKKIESLPEIKEATIRGAQEKEVEVAIDMYKMMASRVSIDDVINAIGRGNVTMSAGNLISSGQRRTIRLVGEIEKPEDLKNFVVKSDKGIVFLGDIAQVSFRDKDRTTYAREFGQGVVMLDVKKRSGENMIQASEKIKELVNEMRSDFPKDLSITIANDQSQQTENMVSDLSNNVIFGVFLVVGVLMFFLGFRNALFVGFAIPMSMFMSFMIINALGYTLNTMILFGLIMGLGMLVDNGIVVVENVYRLMEKEGMSRYEAAKAGIGEVAVPIIISTLTTVGAFLPLAMWPGIMGDFMMYFPLTLSIVLGSSLFVAIFFNSMLVSEFMDIKEKVLSVKQLVRISILLFVIGTFIILVGGAVRGLGTVIYFTIISLWAYKYCIKGLADSFQKKVLTRMEDMYEKTLRFTLRGKNPYLLVASTFALLIVSFVLFGWSVGTGRTSINFFPDNKPNQIIVYIEYPEGTDIEKTNTVTQDIEKRIYALLNSDQYKDGDYNFMVESAVAQVGEGAGNPYTDGASSAEMPNRGKVTVTLREFKYRRGQDSEELRAKIQSDLRGVYPGVSISVEKDQNGPPAGHPINIELRGEDYGELITTAERMRDFIGQKNIAGIDELKIDVNKNKPAIEVEIDRVKAGELGVSVGQISNQLRRSVFGEKAGVYKEKGDDYDIYVRFNQADRYNTNVLFNQHIIFRDATTGEWRHVPVSSVTKYKNTSSFSTIKHNKTDRVVTLYSALSPGFSDASAIVRQIQQEMKNFDLPQDIKIDFTGQIEEQNKEMAFLSTALLIAVGLIVFLLVYQFNSIVKPTLIFITILLSFTGVFLGLIITGQPFVILMTMMGIISLAGIVVNNGVVLLDYTQLLIDRKKEKMGLSVYDKIDNQSVYDAIVSGGKARLRPVLLTAITTVLGLIPLAIGFNINFFTLFDSLNPNIYFGGDNVIFWGPLAWTVIYGLVFSTFLTLIVVPVMFYLTSKFSNRFGKVYQEDENGKVILVERKG from the coding sequence ATGAGTAATATCAAAGATAAAGAGTTCAAGATGTCGTCTTGGGCAATTGACAACAAATTCACGATTTACGTGATGATTTTTATCTTTTTCCTTGCCGGAATGCTGGCGTATATGAATATGCCTCGCGAGAGTTTTCCGGAAATTAAGGACACGAAGATTTACATCAGCGTTGTCTATCCCGGAAATACCGCCGAGGACATCGAAAGGCTGATTGTTGACCCGTTGGAAGAGAAACTCAAAGGAGTCAGTCACCTGAAAAAAATACAATCCTCCTCGCAGGAAGATTACGGAATGATAACGCTCGAATTCACCGAGAAAATCACCATCGAAAGTGCTTTGCAAAAGGTAAAAGATGAGGTGGATAAGGAAGTGTCAAGCGAAGATTGGCCTACATTCAACGGGGCAAAGGTGGAGCCTAATGTATTTGATATTACTATTTCGGAGTTTATCCCTATTTTGAATGTAAACATTTCAGGAAATTACCCCACCGCCAAGCTAAAAGAGTTTGCCGAGCAGATGCAGAAGAAAATTGAGAGTTTGCCAGAGATAAAAGAGGCAACCATACGCGGAGCACAGGAAAAAGAAGTGGAGGTAGCCATTGATATGTACAAAATGATGGCTTCGCGAGTGAGTATTGATGATGTGATAAATGCCATCGGCAGAGGGAATGTAACAATGTCTGCGGGGAATCTCATTTCCTCTGGGCAAAGACGTACCATACGCTTAGTGGGAGAGATAGAAAAGCCTGAGGATTTGAAAAACTTCGTTGTAAAATCTGACAAAGGCATCGTTTTTTTGGGAGACATTGCCCAAGTATCATTCCGAGATAAGGATAGAACTACCTACGCTCGCGAATTTGGTCAGGGAGTGGTGATGCTTGATGTGAAAAAGCGTTCGGGAGAGAATATGATTCAGGCAAGTGAGAAAATCAAGGAATTAGTAAACGAAATGCGAAGCGATTTTCCGAAAGATTTATCGATAACCATTGCCAATGACCAATCACAACAGACTGAAAATATGGTAAGTGACCTCAGCAACAATGTGATTTTCGGGGTGTTCCTTGTGGTGGGCGTACTGATGTTCTTCTTAGGTTTCCGCAATGCGTTGTTTGTGGGATTTGCCATACCGATGTCGATGTTTATGTCCTTTATGATTATCAATGCTTTGGGCTATACGCTCAACACGATGATTCTCTTCGGACTTATTATGGGACTGGGAATGCTTGTGGATAACGGAATCGTAGTGGTCGAAAATGTTTACCGATTGATGGAAAAAGAAGGAATGAGCAGATACGAAGCTGCCAAAGCAGGTATCGGGGAGGTCGCCGTACCGATTATCATTTCCACCTTAACCACCGTAGGAGCGTTTTTGCCTTTGGCGATGTGGCCTGGAATTATGGGAGATTTTATGATGTACTTCCCACTGACGCTTTCCATTGTGTTGGGGTCATCGCTTTTCGTGGCAATCTTCTTCAACTCGATGTTAGTATCCGAATTTATGGACATTAAGGAGAAAGTACTCAGTGTAAAACAGCTGGTAAGGATCAGTATATTACTTTTCGTCATCGGAACGTTCATAATACTGGTCGGGGGAGCCGTACGCGGCTTAGGAACGGTGATTTACTTCACGATTATTTCACTATGGGCGTACAAATATTGCATCAAAGGGCTTGCGGATAGTTTCCAAAAGAAAGTACTTACAAGAATGGAGGATATGTATGAGAAAACCCTTCGTTTTACACTTCGCGGGAAGAATCCGTATTTGTTGGTGGCATCTACTTTTGCTTTGCTAATCGTTTCGTTTGTGTTATTTGGCTGGTCGGTAGGTACGGGGCGTACGAGCATAAACTTCTTCCCCGATAACAAACCGAACCAAATCATCGTTTACATCGAATATCCTGAAGGAACGGACATTGAAAAGACCAACACCGTAACCCAAGACATCGAAAAACGAATCTATGCCCTTTTAAACAGCGACCAATACAAAGACGGCGATTACAACTTTATGGTGGAATCGGCAGTGGCACAAGTGGGCGAAGGAGCAGGAAATCCTTATACCGATGGAGCTTCGTCGGCTGAAATGCCTAATCGAGGGAAAGTGACGGTAACGCTTCGTGAGTTTAAATATCGTCGAGGACAAGATTCAGAGGAACTTCGTGCGAAAATTCAATCCGATTTAAGGGGCGTTTACCCCGGGGTTTCCATTTCGGTTGAAAAAGACCAAAACGGACCGCCTGCCGGACATCCGATAAACATCGAACTTCGGGGCGAGGACTACGGTGAGCTTATCACCACTGCCGAGCGTATGCGTGATTTTATCGGTCAGAAAAACATTGCAGGGATTGATGAGCTGAAAATAGATGTCAACAAAAATAAACCTGCCATAGAGGTTGAAATCGACCGCGTAAAAGCAGGCGAATTGGGTGTTTCTGTCGGGCAGATTTCCAACCAATTGCGTCGTTCCGTATTCGGGGAGAAAGCAGGCGTTTACAAGGAAAAAGGCGATGATTACGATATTTACGTTCGCTTTAATCAGGCAGACCGTTACAATACCAATGTATTGTTCAATCAACACATCATTTTCAGAGATGCCACCACAGGAGAATGGCGACACGTTCCCGTTTCTTCCGTGACCAAATACAAAAACACTTCGTCGTTCAGCACCATAAAACACAACAAAACCGACCGTGTGGTAACGCTTTATTCGGCTTTAAGCCCCGGATTTAGTGATGCAAGTGCCATCGTAAGGCAAATTCAGCAGGAAATGAAAAACTTCGACCTTCCGCAGGATATCAAAATCGATTTTACCGGACAGATTGAAGAACAAAACAAAGAAATGGCTTTCCTTTCAACAGCGTTGCTTATTGCTGTGGGATTGATTGTATTCCTTTTGGTGTATCAATTCAATTCAATAGTGAAACCAACGCTGATTTTCATTACGATATTACTGAGTTTCACGGGAGTTTTCTTAGGACTGATTATTACAGGACAGCCTTTCGTTATTCTGATGACGATGATGGGAATTATCTCTTTGGCGGGAATTGTGGTAAACAACGGAGTGGTATTGCTTGATTATACGCAACTACTCATCGACCGCAAAAAGGAAAAAATGGGCTTGAGTGTGTATGACAAAATTGATAATCAGTCGGTTTACGATGCTATCGTATCGGGCGGAAAAGCTCGTTTGCGTCCTGTTTTGCTTACTGCCATTACCACCGTGCTCGGGCTGATACCGCTTGCTATTGGGTTTAATATCAACTTCTTTACGCTATTTGATTCGTTAAACCCGAACATTTACTTCGGAGGAGATAACGTTATCTTCTGGGGACCATTGGCGTGGACAGTAATTTACGGATTGGTGTTTTCTACTTTCCTAACGCTGATTGTTGTTCCGGTGATGTTCTACCTGACTTCAAAATTCTCAAATCGATTCGGGAAAGTCTATCAAGAAGACGAAAACGGAAAAGTGATTTTGGTGGAAAGAAAAGGATAA